In the Alkalibacter saccharofermentans DSM 14828 genome, one interval contains:
- a CDS encoding galactitol-1-phosphate 5-dehydrogenase, whose product MKAAKLYAIQDLRLEEVPVPEIKNSEDILIKVKATGICGSDLSRYGKFGPKKEVGLTFGHEFSGQIEEVGSEVTGFKKGDRVSVSPGLPCMKCEYCKSADYSKCNSLEVIGAVADGSFADYIVVPAENCIHIPDEITYEQAAMIEPSAVVVHAFYQGDMQVGDTVTVMGCGPIGLMCIQWAKVFGAKQIIAIDVMPEKLDWARDMGADIVINGKEENAYEAVRRHTDGRGTDIVMEAAGTPFTCAQVLGLAAKGGKVVYLGIPYADVTIDRFNFESIMRNELLVVGSWNSITGPYPGKAWDATVHFMKEGKIDLTPLITHRYDLSEVEEVFKKVFKRDTLFGKIMFFPEGVK is encoded by the coding sequence ATGAAGGCTGCTAAATTATATGCAATTCAAGATTTGAGACTCGAAGAGGTGCCTGTACCAGAAATAAAAAATTCAGAAGATATACTAATAAAAGTAAAAGCTACCGGAATTTGCGGTTCGGATTTGTCGAGATACGGTAAATTCGGTCCCAAAAAGGAAGTAGGATTGACTTTTGGCCATGAATTCTCAGGACAAATCGAAGAAGTGGGAAGCGAAGTAACTGGATTTAAAAAAGGTGACAGAGTTTCTGTAAGTCCTGGACTTCCATGCATGAAATGCGAGTACTGCAAGTCTGCAGACTATTCAAAATGTAACAGTCTTGAGGTAATAGGTGCTGTAGCTGACGGATCATTTGCGGACTATATAGTCGTGCCGGCTGAAAATTGCATCCACATTCCTGACGAAATAACTTACGAGCAAGCTGCAATGATTGAGCCAAGCGCTGTGGTAGTACATGCTTTTTACCAAGGTGATATGCAGGTTGGAGATACCGTAACAGTTATGGGTTGTGGCCCAATAGGGCTTATGTGCATACAGTGGGCAAAGGTATTTGGAGCAAAACAGATAATCGCCATAGATGTAATGCCTGAAAAGCTAGACTGGGCCCGTGATATGGGTGCGGATATCGTAATTAACGGTAAAGAAGAAAACGCCTACGAAGCAGTAAGAAGACACACCGATGGAAGAGGTACTGACATCGTCATGGAAGCGGCAGGAACGCCTTTCACCTGTGCTCAAGTTTTAGGACTCGCAGCAAAAGGTGGAAAGGTCGTATATCTTGGCATTCCTTATGCAGATGTTACGATAGACAGGTTTAATTTTGAAAGCATCATGAGAAACGAACTACTCGTAGTAGGCTCATGGAATTCAATTACAGGCCCTTACCCTGGAAAAGCGTGGGATGCGACCGTGCATTTCATGAAGGAAGGCAAAATCGACTTGACCCCGCTTATAACCCATAGATATGACCTATCTGAAGTTGAAGAAGTATTTAAGAAAGTATTCAAAAGAGATACTCTGTTCGGCAAGATAATGTTTTTTCCTGAGGGGGTAAAATGA
- a CDS encoding RpiB/LacA/LacB family sugar-phosphate isomerase, producing MKKIAIGSDHAAFQAKINLIEILKSWDIEVVDVGPDSGENPVEYVPIAESVALKVANKEVDGGILMCGTGVGMSVAANKIPGIRASVVNDLFTAQYSKSDVDLNVLCMGARVISERIIMEITKKWIETPFTGGRFIPRIAQLHDMESKYLVK from the coding sequence ATGAAAAAAATTGCCATAGGATCAGATCATGCAGCTTTTCAAGCAAAGATTAACCTAATAGAAATATTAAAGTCATGGGATATCGAGGTCGTGGACGTGGGTCCTGATTCTGGTGAAAATCCTGTTGAATATGTACCAATAGCTGAAAGCGTAGCTCTTAAAGTTGCCAACAAAGAAGTAGACGGCGGCATACTTATGTGCGGGACTGGAGTAGGCATGTCTGTAGCTGCAAATAAGATACCGGGAATAAGAGCTTCAGTCGTAAATGACTTGTTCACAGCACAGTATTCAAAATCTGATGTGGATTTAAATGTTCTTTGCATGGGAGCAAGGGTAATAAGCGAGAGAATAATAATGGAAATTACTAAAAAATGGATAGAGACCCCATTCACTGGTGGAAGGTTTATACCAAGAATCGCACAGCTCCACGATATGGAGTCTAAGTACTTGGTTAAATAA
- the rpe gene encoding ribulose-phosphate 3-epimerase, with the protein MVKISASIMCGNSLKYGEELKRLEEANVDMIHFDMMDGSYVPNIAMGIYLLEDMKKATEIPFDVHMAVWEPSQYYPTMAKAGADYLSVHLEAVKHIHRDIQSIRENGMKPGVVINPATHHKELKYIIKDIEMVTVMTVNPGFAGQKFIYSQLEKIAAIKEMADQFNPELLISVDGNINSGTIPDCVKSGANVLVAGTSSIFKGDDADYKALVQEMKDSFK; encoded by the coding sequence ATGGTTAAAATTTCAGCATCGATAATGTGCGGCAATTCTCTGAAATACGGAGAAGAGCTGAAAAGACTTGAAGAGGCCAATGTTGACATGATACATTTTGACATGATGGACGGCTCTTACGTTCCCAATATAGCGATGGGGATATATCTCTTGGAAGACATGAAAAAAGCGACAGAGATACCATTTGATGTTCATATGGCAGTATGGGAACCTTCGCAATATTACCCTACCATGGCAAAAGCCGGGGCAGATTATTTGAGCGTACATCTAGAAGCCGTAAAGCATATTCATAGAGACATTCAAAGCATAAGGGAAAATGGCATGAAACCAGGAGTTGTCATTAATCCTGCTACTCATCACAAGGAGCTAAAATACATAATCAAGGATATCGAAATGGTCACTGTTATGACTGTAAATCCTGGGTTTGCAGGTCAAAAATTCATATATTCGCAGCTTGAAAAAATTGCTGCTATTAAGGAAATGGCGGACCAATTCAATCCTGAGCTGTTGATTTCTGTTGATGGCAACATAAATTCAGGGACTATACCCGATTGCGTCAAGAGCGGAGCAAACGTTTTGGTTGCAGGAACATCATCAATTTTCAAAGGTGATGATGCAGACTACAAAGCATTGGTTCAGGAAATGAAAGATAGCTTTAAATAA
- a CDS encoding zinc-dependent alcohol dehydrogenase, with amino-acid sequence MAETMKGLCLNEEQKLEIREFPVPEPQKGFVRVKVKRAGICATDIGYWKHGSDRLQLPVILGHEASGDVDKLGEGCKNVKPGDRVIVMTTYEVCGECRFCKIEATNLCINRRGIGSKENGGFADYIVVPETSLIKMPDEMTYDEGAMVEVLACGIHAVAEQTPVTLDSTTVVLGPGPIGVLASLAAQACGSKVILAGLTQDVPRMEIAKKLGVEKTVNLQEENLEQIVLDLTGGYGADFVVEASGAYPAVRAALDIVAKRGTICQMGVHHGNGEVDWSKILHKELNIVGSLSQKPTAWIKATNMIAEGKIDVKALVSDVMAIKDYEEAFEKAANVTGFKVLFDLEK; translated from the coding sequence ATGGCAGAAACAATGAAAGGTCTTTGTTTGAATGAAGAACAAAAATTGGAGATAAGAGAATTTCCAGTTCCGGAACCGCAAAAGGGATTTGTAAGGGTTAAGGTCAAAAGAGCAGGTATATGCGCTACTGACATCGGATACTGGAAGCACGGCAGCGACAGGCTTCAGTTGCCGGTAATTTTGGGACATGAGGCATCAGGTGACGTTGACAAGCTTGGGGAAGGCTGTAAAAATGTGAAACCTGGTGATAGAGTAATCGTAATGACCACTTATGAAGTTTGTGGAGAGTGCAGGTTCTGTAAAATTGAAGCTACAAATCTTTGCATAAACAGAAGAGGGATCGGATCAAAGGAAAACGGAGGCTTTGCAGATTACATAGTAGTTCCTGAAACAAGCCTTATAAAGATGCCCGATGAAATGACCTACGATGAAGGCGCTATGGTTGAAGTATTGGCCTGTGGGATTCATGCAGTGGCTGAGCAGACGCCGGTGACATTAGATTCTACTACAGTTGTTTTGGGACCTGGTCCGATAGGCGTCCTTGCATCCCTTGCTGCTCAAGCCTGTGGATCTAAAGTAATACTTGCAGGTCTTACTCAGGATGTCCCAAGGATGGAAATAGCCAAGAAACTCGGTGTAGAAAAGACTGTAAATCTTCAAGAAGAAAACTTGGAGCAAATCGTTCTTGATCTTACTGGAGGATACGGGGCTGACTTTGTAGTAGAAGCATCCGGCGCATATCCTGCTGTGAGAGCAGCTCTAGATATCGTGGCTAAGCGAGGAACGATATGTCAAATGGGAGTCCACCATGGCAATGGAGAGGTAGATTGGTCCAAGATTCTTCACAAGGAGCTTAATATAGTTGGATCTTTAAGCCAAAAGCCTACTGCTTGGATTAAAGCAACTAACATGATCGCAGAAGGAAAGATAGACGTAAAAGCCTTGGTATCAGACGTAATGGCTATTAAAGACTACGAGGAAGCTTTTGAGAAAGCTGCTAACGTAACTGGATTCAAAGTACTATTTGATTTAGAAAAATAA
- a CDS encoding PTS sugar transporter subunit IIB, with protein sequence MAKKKILVACGTAIATSTVVAKKIEKMCKEQGIDCMTVQCKASEAVSKAKTLKPDVVVGTCQIPGDPGVPVVNGRSFLTGVNLQKTIDELVEVLKD encoded by the coding sequence ATGGCTAAAAAGAAAATTTTGGTTGCTTGTGGAACAGCTATCGCAACATCTACAGTAGTAGCAAAGAAAATCGAAAAAATGTGCAAAGAGCAGGGAATCGATTGTATGACTGTACAATGCAAAGCTAGTGAAGCAGTTTCCAAAGCTAAAACCTTGAAGCCGGATGTTGTTGTTGGTACATGCCAGATTCCAGGGGATCCAGGCGTTCCTGTAGTTAACGGAAGATCATTCTTAACTGGAGTGAACCTTCAAAAAACAATCGATGAATTGGTTGAAGTGTTAAAAGACTGA
- a CDS encoding PTS galactitol transporter subunit IIC, translated as MDLVLGFFTWIIGAGASVMMPIILMILGVALGQRFSDVFRAAITFGIAFIGLNLVIGLMVNTITPVINELVTVYGLRNNAIDIGWPAGAAVAWGTDVVPIIFITILATNIIMLALGWTKTMDIDIWNYWHALFIGSAIVLMGERSTLSYILAAASAAINMAVVFKIADYIQPDCAEVLGLEGISLPHTQGVAFALIAYPLDWLMDRIPGINKISWTSEKMQEKLGLLGEPMLLGLIIGAVLAAAARMEVRVILNTAMGVAGVLVLLPRMIALLMEGLMVISEGAHQFMEKRFPGREVYIGLDAAVAIGHPFVVSIALIMIPITLVLAFVLPGVTVLPLADLSVLTFFNICSVLPNRGNLFRGIILGTINSVIILYLASYAAPMMTELLGVVDPTLLMEGSQVTCLAIGAQIYTWIPFFIALQFVK; from the coding sequence ATGGATTTAGTATTAGGATTTTTTACGTGGATCATTGGCGCGGGCGCCTCTGTAATGATGCCTATCATACTTATGATTTTAGGTGTCGCTTTAGGTCAAAGATTTTCAGATGTATTTAGGGCAGCAATCACTTTTGGTATTGCATTTATCGGACTTAACTTGGTTATAGGCCTGATGGTAAACACCATCACACCGGTTATCAATGAGCTTGTTACCGTATACGGACTTAGAAACAACGCTATTGACATCGGTTGGCCGGCAGGTGCCGCAGTAGCATGGGGTACCGACGTTGTTCCAATCATATTTATAACAATTCTTGCAACCAACATCATCATGTTGGCTCTTGGATGGACAAAAACAATGGATATCGACATTTGGAACTACTGGCATGCTCTATTCATTGGTAGCGCAATCGTACTTATGGGCGAAAGATCAACTCTAAGCTATATCTTGGCTGCGGCTTCAGCTGCAATCAACATGGCTGTTGTATTTAAAATCGCCGACTATATTCAACCTGACTGTGCGGAAGTACTTGGCCTTGAAGGCATATCTCTTCCACATACACAAGGTGTAGCATTTGCATTAATAGCTTATCCATTAGATTGGTTAATGGACAGAATTCCAGGCATCAACAAGATTAGCTGGACATCTGAAAAAATGCAGGAAAAACTTGGTCTTCTAGGAGAGCCAATGTTGTTGGGACTTATCATCGGTGCCGTTTTGGCAGCAGCTGCCAGAATGGAAGTCAGAGTAATCCTTAACACTGCAATGGGAGTTGCCGGAGTACTTGTGCTTCTTCCAAGAATGATCGCTCTTTTGATGGAAGGACTTATGGTTATTTCAGAAGGCGCGCATCAGTTTATGGAAAAAAGATTCCCAGGAAGAGAAGTTTACATTGGTCTTGACGCAGCGGTTGCTATCGGACATCCATTCGTAGTATCAATCGCCCTTATCATGATTCCAATCACCTTGGTACTTGCTTTTGTATTACCAGGTGTTACTGTACTTCCTCTTGCTGACTTGTCAGTACTTACATTCTTCAACATCTGCTCAGTTCTTCCAAACAGAGGAAACTTGTTTAGAGGAATTATATTGGGTACAATCAACAGTGTCATAATCCTGTACTTGGCTTCCTATGCGGCGCCTATGATGACAGAACTTCTTGGTGTTGTTGACCCAACGCTTTTGATGGAAGGTTCTCAAGTAACTTGCTTGGCAATTGGAGCACAAATTTATACTTGGATACCATTCTTCATAGCACTACAATTTGTGAAGTAA
- a CDS encoding SDR family NAD(P)-dependent oxidoreductase, with translation MNMLKGKSAVVTGASKGIGKAIAIELAKNGADIVINYCSSEDAAKDLKKDIEALGSKAVLCCCDVSVPEEAKALVDLAVEKFGKIDILINNAGIGLAPPSALDITNEDFARVIDINLKGTFYCSMEAVREMMKRGSGKIIGISSSAVEQPRGGTAAYSASKSGVELLMNSLAQEFGPYGINVNIVAPGPTETEMLKDFFTPERKKEVESGIPLRRLAKPEDIAKAVLFLVSDMSGYITGQKILVDGGRTIR, from the coding sequence ATGAATATGTTAAAAGGCAAATCAGCAGTCGTAACCGGAGCGTCAAAAGGAATAGGGAAAGCAATAGCTATTGAGCTTGCGAAAAATGGAGCGGATATAGTCATAAACTACTGCTCAAGTGAAGATGCTGCAAAAGATTTGAAAAAAGATATAGAAGCATTAGGATCAAAAGCAGTTCTTTGCTGCTGTGACGTATCCGTGCCAGAAGAAGCGAAGGCACTAGTGGACCTTGCAGTCGAAAAATTTGGAAAGATCGACATACTTATCAACAATGCAGGTATAGGACTTGCGCCCCCTTCAGCACTAGATATAACAAATGAGGATTTCGCAAGAGTGATAGATATAAATTTAAAAGGGACATTTTACTGCTCTATGGAAGCTGTGCGAGAAATGATGAAAAGGGGATCTGGAAAGATTATAGGAATTTCAAGCTCAGCCGTTGAACAACCAAGAGGAGGAACTGCCGCATATTCCGCTTCTAAAAGCGGAGTTGAGCTCTTGATGAATTCTTTAGCCCAAGAATTTGGTCCTTATGGAATAAATGTAAATATAGTAGCTCCCGGTCCCACTGAAACGGAGATGCTAAAAGATTTTTTTACACCTGAAAGAAAGAAAGAGGTTGAATCCGGGATACCACTTAGACGTCTTGCGAAGCCTGAAGACATAGCAAAAGCGGTACTTTTTCTTGTTTCAGATATGTCAGGCTACATTACAGGTCAAAAGATTCTGGTAGACGGTGGAAGAACAATCAGGTAG
- a CDS encoding galactitol-1-phosphate 5-dehydrogenase: MGKMKSAVLKEIGLIEIEERDIPSIQKEEVLVKPMVGGICGTDIERMWHTGTWKFPTVLGHEFCGIIEKVGSSVTNVNVGDHVVINPMVTCGVCRYCRSGHQNMCVEYDYLGSRSDGGYQEYVNVAAKNVIKLPQEMPFDLAATIDPLVIGIHTLSKADIQPGNTVCIMGAGPIGNFMVQLAKVYGAGTVIAADLMEEKLDCAKESGADICVNVTKDDIFKVVEEATSGLMADVVIESAGAVQAVENSILVAAKQGRVVFMGTPHRDVTIGDKVFEGILRKELTVKGSWCYDYKELPIDEWQVGIDYLNSGKVKADHMITHRFPLEKAQDAFEVVKTRDKYFNKVLIYINEKLPE; this comes from the coding sequence ATGGGGAAAATGAAATCAGCTGTCTTAAAGGAAATAGGCTTAATTGAAATCGAAGAAAGGGATATTCCTAGTATCCAAAAAGAAGAGGTTCTCGTAAAGCCTATGGTAGGAGGCATATGTGGGACAGATATTGAAAGAATGTGGCATACCGGTACATGGAAATTTCCAACTGTACTGGGTCATGAATTTTGTGGGATAATTGAGAAGGTAGGATCAAGCGTCACTAATGTGAATGTAGGAGACCACGTAGTCATCAATCCTATGGTTACATGTGGGGTTTGCAGATATTGTAGATCCGGACATCAAAATATGTGCGTAGAATATGACTACCTCGGTTCAAGATCCGACGGAGGATATCAAGAATATGTAAATGTGGCTGCAAAAAATGTGATAAAGCTACCGCAGGAAATGCCATTTGATTTGGCGGCTACCATCGATCCATTGGTCATTGGCATACATACTTTGTCTAAAGCGGACATACAGCCTGGAAATACAGTATGCATCATGGGTGCTGGACCTATCGGTAATTTCATGGTACAGCTTGCAAAAGTGTATGGTGCGGGAACTGTCATAGCTGCAGATCTCATGGAAGAAAAGTTGGATTGCGCAAAAGAATCCGGTGCCGATATCTGCGTCAACGTTACCAAAGATGACATTTTCAAAGTCGTAGAAGAAGCTACAAGCGGATTAATGGCAGATGTGGTCATAGAATCTGCTGGAGCCGTTCAAGCCGTTGAAAACAGCATCCTGGTGGCTGCAAAGCAAGGACGAGTCGTGTTCATGGGAACACCTCACAGAGATGTGACCATAGGGGACAAGGTATTTGAAGGAATACTAAGAAAAGAACTTACTGTAAAGGGATCCTGGTGCTATGATTACAAGGAACTTCCCATTGACGAATGGCAGGTTGGCATAGATTATCTTAATAGCGGAAAAGTGAAGGCAGACCATATGATTACCCATAGATTTCCCCTTGAAAAAGCACAGGATGCATTTGAGGTCGTTAAGACAAGAGATAAATATTTCAACAAGGTTTTGATATATATCAATGAAAAGTTGCCCGAATAA
- a CDS encoding substrate-binding periplasmic protein: MKKISLIMAVLLLSAILMFAGCSSDSAGGDVLRIGVDDSYPPMEYRDENNELVGFDIALARAIGEKLDMEVEFVSTAWDGIFQGLETQNYDVIISSVSITPSRLETFLFSEPYLANGQVIVVKPGDVSVQSPEDLDGKTVGVQLGTTADNAVQKYMEELDIELIKYDEIIQTFSAMKAGYVDYIVVDYPVAIEYVGNDPASFEISTAQLTNEPIGVCIRKDDVELKEKIDQALSELREEGTLAQISIEWLKEDYTSNIDTELNVIE; this comes from the coding sequence ATGAAAAAAATTTCTTTGATTATGGCTGTGCTTTTATTGTCGGCGATATTGATGTTTGCAGGATGTTCTTCAGATTCAGCTGGAGGAGACGTTCTGAGAATCGGCGTAGATGATTCTTATCCGCCTATGGAGTACAGAGACGAAAACAACGAACTAGTGGGCTTTGATATTGCCCTTGCAAGGGCAATTGGCGAGAAACTAGATATGGAAGTCGAATTCGTATCAACGGCATGGGACGGCATATTCCAAGGTCTTGAGACTCAGAACTATGATGTTATCATTTCTTCAGTAAGCATAACTCCAAGCAGATTAGAGACGTTTTTGTTTTCAGAGCCATATTTAGCTAACGGTCAAGTAATAGTCGTAAAGCCTGGAGACGTTTCGGTACAATCCCCGGAAGATCTTGACGGAAAAACGGTTGGCGTACAACTTGGAACTACAGCAGACAATGCGGTTCAGAAATACATGGAAGAGCTTGATATTGAGCTAATTAAATACGATGAGATAATCCAGACCTTTTCAGCTATGAAGGCAGGTTATGTGGATTACATAGTAGTAGACTATCCCGTTGCAATCGAATATGTAGGAAATGATCCGGCAAGCTTTGAGATTTCAACTGCCCAGCTTACAAACGAGCCTATCGGCGTTTGCATAAGAAAAGACGACGTGGAGCTTAAGGAAAAAATAGACCAGGCGTTAAGTGAATTGAGAGAAGAAGGAACACTGGCTCAAATATCGATAGAATGGTTAAAAGAAGACTATACCTCAAATATTGACACAGAGCTGAATGTAATAGAATAA
- a CDS encoding amino acid ABC transporter permease, producing MLTTPQVMAMFQGTIVTIQLTVVAIIAGIMLGVVLALGRISKSRFLNSITWFYVWVFRGTPLLMQLFIIVYAIPLFTLDVFGAPVRLPLLVAAAVAYSLNSAAYLAEIFRAGIQSIDKGQMEASKALGMSYYQAMFKIIIPQAYRRLIPPVGNELIMLLKDTSLVASIGLFDLLRTVNQMSNATGRWYYYIYAAVVYLFLTSIVQLGFERIEKRYSIYD from the coding sequence TTGTTGACTACGCCTCAGGTAATGGCGATGTTTCAAGGGACAATCGTAACGATACAGTTGACTGTCGTCGCCATTATCGCAGGAATTATGTTGGGGGTTGTCCTTGCATTGGGGAGGATATCTAAAAGCAGATTCCTAAATTCAATAACATGGTTTTACGTTTGGGTATTCAGAGGCACGCCTCTTTTGATGCAGCTTTTCATAATAGTATATGCAATACCCTTGTTTACCTTAGATGTATTTGGAGCACCTGTCAGGCTGCCTTTATTAGTTGCAGCAGCTGTAGCCTATTCATTGAACTCAGCGGCTTACTTAGCTGAAATATTTCGGGCGGGCATACAATCTATAGATAAAGGTCAGATGGAAGCTTCAAAGGCATTGGGGATGAGCTACTACCAGGCAATGTTTAAAATAATCATACCTCAAGCTTATAGAAGGCTCATACCACCAGTTGGGAATGAGCTTATAATGTTGCTGAAGGATACTTCACTTGTCGCCTCGATTGGTCTGTTTGATCTTTTGCGTACAGTCAACCAGATGTCAAATGCGACAGGAAGATGGTATTATTACATATACGCAGCTGTAGTGTATCTGTTTTTAACTTCTATCGTACAGCTGGGTTTCGAGAGGATCGAAAAGAGGTATTCAATTTATGATTAA
- a CDS encoding amino acid ABC transporter ATP-binding protein translates to MIKLENVYKSFGDLEVLKDINLEVNPGEVVCVIGPSGSGKSTMLRCLNQLERITSGKIYIDGELADQREMGKDLQDIPAEKVQELCTELGMVFQRFNLFPHLTVYENITIAPKIVKKFKEEDIKAIAYDLLKLVGLEDKKDEYPSRLSGGQQQRVAIARALAMQPKIMLFDEPTSALDPELVGEVLEVMKKLAKDGMTMIVVTHEMGFAKEVGTRVIFMDEGRIVEQGEPSQIFADPKEDRTKAFLKKIL, encoded by the coding sequence ATGATTAAGCTAGAAAATGTATATAAGTCATTTGGAGATTTAGAAGTGCTTAAAGATATAAATCTTGAGGTTAATCCGGGAGAAGTGGTTTGCGTCATTGGCCCCAGCGGTTCCGGCAAAAGCACCATGCTTCGTTGCTTGAATCAGCTTGAGAGGATTACAAGCGGCAAGATTTACATAGATGGGGAGCTTGCAGATCAGAGGGAGATGGGCAAAGACCTTCAGGATATTCCGGCGGAAAAAGTCCAGGAACTATGCACTGAACTGGGGATGGTCTTTCAGAGGTTCAATCTGTTTCCACATCTAACGGTTTATGAGAACATAACGATAGCACCTAAAATCGTAAAAAAATTCAAAGAAGAAGATATAAAGGCTATCGCTTATGATTTATTGAAGCTTGTGGGACTTGAAGACAAAAAAGACGAGTACCCTTCAAGGCTATCAGGAGGACAACAGCAAAGGGTGGCGATTGCCAGAGCTCTTGCCATGCAACCGAAAATAATGCTCTTTGATGAACCGACCTCCGCACTGGATCCTGAGCTTGTGGGAGAAGTGCTCGAGGTCATGAAAAAGCTTGCTAAGGACGGAATGACCATGATCGTGGTAACTCATGAAATGGGATTTGCCAAGGAAGTGGGCACTAGGGTCATATTTATGGATGAAGGAAGAATAGTAGAGCAGGGAGAACCAAGCCAGATATTTGCAGACCCAAAAGAAGATAGGACTAAGGCATTTTTAAAGAAGATTTTATAA
- a CDS encoding DMT family transporter, giving the protein MDRNKSYLAASLTTVIWGFSYISTKILVDVISPDLLVFYRFLISSVFLIILLKLREKKLYLNLADIPRFIFCSGIGYTAYFLLESNGIMLTNASISSIIIGMIPVLSLLTDVVFFKNRLTAVKMASVTMSFAGVILVIGSPGSGVVDPLGVVFIFGAAVCWIAFNYLNGPLYRSYSPLAITTWQTIIAFISLFFIVMFKEESFTLNASLAEFSHILFLGIAASAGGFLFYIYALKHLGVLSTTLFVNFIPVTTMLTGRIFLGEVLSGMQWAGGFVIVLSLYIGSISSAKESVKALAENNKTG; this is encoded by the coding sequence ATGGATAGAAATAAATCATATTTAGCTGCATCCTTAACTACGGTAATTTGGGGATTTTCATATATAAGCACAAAGATCCTTGTGGATGTAATAAGTCCTGATTTATTGGTTTTTTATAGGTTTTTAATATCGTCGGTATTTCTCATCATTCTTTTGAAGTTACGGGAAAAGAAACTATATTTAAACCTAGCGGATATCCCCAGGTTTATTTTCTGTTCCGGGATAGGGTATACCGCATACTTTTTATTGGAGAGCAACGGCATTATGCTAACAAATGCCTCAATATCTTCAATCATAATAGGGATGATACCCGTACTTTCCCTTCTCACCGATGTAGTCTTCTTTAAAAACAGACTGACAGCTGTCAAAATGGCAAGCGTCACCATGTCTTTTGCAGGCGTCATTCTTGTGATAGGAAGCCCTGGCTCCGGTGTTGTTGATCCTCTGGGGGTAGTATTTATTTTCGGAGCAGCTGTGTGCTGGATAGCCTTTAACTACCTAAACGGCCCTTTATATAGGAGCTATTCACCTCTTGCCATAACTACCTGGCAAACCATTATAGCTTTTATTAGCTTGTTTTTCATAGTCATGTTCAAAGAAGAAAGTTTCACATTAAATGCCAGCTTGGCGGAATTTTCTCATATTTTGTTTCTAGGTATTGCGGCATCTGCAGGTGGTTTTCTTTTCTATATATATGCACTGAAGCATCTTGGAGTGCTGTCTACCACTTTGTTTGTGAACTTCATCCCTGTTACCACTATGCTCACAGGAAGAATATTTCTTGGAGAAGTTTTAAGTGGAATGCAGTGGGCAGGTGGATTTGTAATAGTCTTATCTCTTTACATCGGATCGATTTCTTCTGCTAAAGAGTCAGTTAAAGCTTTGGCCGAAAATAATAAAACCGGATAA
- the bcp gene encoding thioredoxin-dependent thiol peroxidase: MINVSLKKGDMAPQFTLRDHLGNEHSLEDFKGKKVVLYFYPKDDTPGCTDEALQFKDLYEEFQQKDTIIVGISKDSEKSHQKFIDKYELPFILLSDPELETIKAYDVWALKKKFGKEYYGISRSTFVIDEEGIIQEAFLNVKVKDHGNEIKECILRI, from the coding sequence ATGATTAATGTGAGCTTGAAAAAAGGAGATATGGCTCCTCAGTTCACCCTTAGAGACCATTTGGGTAATGAGCATAGCCTAGAAGATTTTAAAGGGAAAAAAGTAGTGCTGTATTTTTATCCCAAGGACGATACTCCTGGATGTACGGATGAAGCGTTGCAGTTTAAAGATTTATATGAAGAGTTTCAACAAAAGGATACGATAATAGTAGGCATAAGCAAGGATTCAGAAAAATCTCATCAGAAATTTATTGATAAATATGAATTGCCATTTATATTATTAAGCGATCCTGAGCTTGAGACAATTAAAGCCTATGACGTTTGGGCTCTTAAAAAGAAATTTGGCAAAGAATACTATGGGATTTCCAGAAGCACCTTTGTAATTGACGAAGAGGGAATAATACAAGAGGCATTTCTAAATGTAAAGGTTAAAGACCATGGAAATGAAATTAAAGAGTGCATCTTAAGAATCTGA
- the rd gene encoding rubredoxin: MQKYECVICGYIYDPAEGDPDNGVDPGTAFADIPDDWVCPLCGAGKEDFQEVE, from the coding sequence ATGCAAAAATACGAATGTGTAATCTGCGGTTATATTTATGATCCGGCTGAAGGAGATCCGGACAATGGTGTGGATCCGGGAACAGCTTTTGCTGATATTCCAGACGATTGGGTATGCCCATTGTGTGGAGCTGGAAAAGAAGATTTCCAGGAAGTAGAGTAA